A single genomic interval of Pomacea canaliculata isolate SZHN2017 linkage group LG5, ASM307304v1, whole genome shotgun sequence harbors:
- the LOC112563635 gene encoding methyltransferase-like protein 27 encodes MLDVARKKGIYRQFFNVALTAEPVDLPADTYDAVVLVGVILYGHLPCDAFLEMTRLVKSGGYIVNCMRADYLQDIPEYAERWETLMTRMIQENTWKVVKYEKYPNHFLGRDGLLMVFQVNK; translated from the exons ATGCTGGATGTTGCAAGGAAGAAGGGTATCTACCGACAATTCTTTAATGTGGCCCTCACTGCCGAGCCCGTTGACCTACCAGCTG atacATATGACGCTGTAGTACTGGTAGGAGTGATTTTATATGGACATTTGCCTTGCGATGCCTTTTTGGAGATGACAAGACTCGTAAAATCAG GAGGATACATCGTCAACTGCATGCGAGCCGACTACCTCCAAGATATCCCGGAGTACGCCGAGCGCTGGGAAACACTAATGACCCGCATGATCCAAGAAAACACGTGGAAGGTCGTCAAATATGAAAAGTACCCCAACCATTTTCTGGGCAGGGATGGTCTGCTCATGGTTTTTCAAGTTAACAAGTGA
- the LOC112563634 gene encoding aquaporin-11-like isoform X1 yields the protein MIKKVWKTFAGIEEVPAIIGSVTIYFLIFMTCLSLQRLSKKLLPKSLYVFAADFFITLAICSYPYGHGTTRQLYGHTGYLVAAVPLVMLTLQYFDGCASPLGVFIKFLKGEETAGKFAKRVVVQIMAAFLSWWLVLLVCLMETTSHHKQLLRRTMCATDLKVSVTMGFVIEFAGVLFDVWLSAFRLFENSFLDRGIKVLNSCLLVCGGVHLTGMYMHPAMASGMSWACEGTSTLEHLFVYWCAPFLGCYLGLVLKSGQILGIHNVFDKSLKKNE from the exons ATGATCAAGAAAGTGTGGAAAACATTTGCTGGAATAGAAGAAGTACCTGCTATCATTGGTTCTGTTACTATCTACTTCTTGATATTTATGACATGCCTTAGTCTTCAAAGGCTCTCAAAAAAACTGCTGCCAAAGAGTTTGTATGTATTTGCTGCAGACTTTTTTATCACCCTGGCTATATGTTCCTATCCATATGGCCATGGAACAACACGCCAACTGTATGGTCATACTGGCTATCTTGTTGCTGCTGTACCATTGGTCATGCTTACTTTACAGTATTTTGATGGTTGTGCATCCCCACTTGGTGttttcataaaatttcttaaaggGGAAGAAACTGCTGGTAAATTTGCAAAACGAGTTGTTGTTCAAATCATGGCTGCATTCCTCTCATGGTGGTTGGTGTTACTGGTGTGCTTAATGGAG ACGACATCACACCATAAGCAACTGCTACGCAGAACGATGTGTGCAACAGACCTGAAGGTGTCTGTCACCATGGGCTTTGTAATAGAGTTCGCTGGAGTGCTATTTGATGTTTGGCTGTCTGCATTTCGTCTGTTCGAAAACTCTTTTCTGGACCGTGGTATAAAGGTCTTAAATAGCTGTCTTCTTGTGTGTGGAG GAGTCCATCTGACTGGCATGTACATGCACCCTGCTATGGCATCTGGCATGTCATGGGCATGTGAGGGTACCAGCACATTAGAACACCTGTTTGTGTATTGGTGTGCTCCCTTTCTGGGCTGCTACTTGGGGCTTGTCTTAAAGTCTGGTCAGATCCTGGGAATACATAATGTATTTGACAAATcactaaagaaaaatgagtaa
- the LOC112563634 gene encoding uncharacterized protein LOC112563634 isoform X2 — protein sequence MIKKVWKTFAGIEEVPAIIGSVTIYFLIFMTCLSLQRLSKKLLPKSLYVFAADFFITLAICSYPYGHGTTRQLYGHTGYLVAAVPLVMLTLQYFDGCASPLGVFIKFLKGEETAGKFAKRVVVQIMAAFLSWWLVLLVCLMETTSHHKQLLRRTMCATDLKVSVTMGFVIEFAGVLFDVWLSAFRLFENSFLDRGIKVLNSCLLVCGVERDKASRSLSSVI from the exons ATGATCAAGAAAGTGTGGAAAACATTTGCTGGAATAGAAGAAGTACCTGCTATCATTGGTTCTGTTACTATCTACTTCTTGATATTTATGACATGCCTTAGTCTTCAAAGGCTCTCAAAAAAACTGCTGCCAAAGAGTTTGTATGTATTTGCTGCAGACTTTTTTATCACCCTGGCTATATGTTCCTATCCATATGGCCATGGAACAACACGCCAACTGTATGGTCATACTGGCTATCTTGTTGCTGCTGTACCATTGGTCATGCTTACTTTACAGTATTTTGATGGTTGTGCATCCCCACTTGGTGttttcataaaatttcttaaaggGGAAGAAACTGCTGGTAAATTTGCAAAACGAGTTGTTGTTCAAATCATGGCTGCATTCCTCTCATGGTGGTTGGTGTTACTGGTGTGCTTAATGGAG ACGACATCACACCATAAGCAACTGCTACGCAGAACGATGTGTGCAACAGACCTGAAGGTGTCTGTCACCATGGGCTTTGTAATAGAGTTCGCTGGAGTGCTATTTGATGTTTGGCTGTCTGCATTTCGTCTGTTCGAAAACTCTTTTCTGGACCGTGGTATAAAGGTCTTAAATAGCTGTCTTCTTGTGTGTGGAG TTGAGAGGGATAAG GCATCAAGGTCTTTAAGTAGTGTCATCTGA
- the LOC112563632 gene encoding uncharacterized protein LOC112563632 isoform X1, with translation MNADFDLTPALALRKLAVLFESGKSEECAILLRRLADVSLDAILELLPVEVLHDGIPASLPVLEAIYLKQAFQDGCGRLPADKLRAEQLLQHLVALFARQSSSAGLGTSGPKNCNLHMPCCRSILRVLMAQDPSFRHNIAQRKRGVEQCLRRMGQHGLVSSAAGHLTTLHDALRAEFERKAGQFKTAMTVFDQLHLGSGRHNRPERQGPGNGGTNGGGGGVVAAAPTEAGHQRLLQVTRGEVQERLIKNKSLLTAAEPAEERAHLTRLLRTLRTRIEYDKALLFHDTELRRIGMTTSTRSRLPAALASPPSSPAISVSNSKANHLSPNHHSPNHHHHQQQPVAETLLGFRMGYSAILRVAREVDGRTSAEEDDENVEDSSASENEDQEEGEWESGFRPPPPASSLSGRQRATVVSLNSSRSRHLNISLPSSAGRHRSRQLTGSRGRNKDAGMQATPVMEAEGEVSGEDKQTKSMMASEPCLATAAGNVASTSVLQQEISYLQQELSVARDRIQCLQAQEKQLRECLSNHAHQQFQMGNQQFEDLTLGSQRPTALIRRFGDLYLDGRVDALDSLDQMTLLKDLDALKIKILFSIVVLAFKAAQQNLNELRGQLCHLLHLPLSPAANQHQDLQQFPQQNIISSSHTSYLTAEMEMHITKYLCKTADTFDISELVFDVSQQIYNTLYDYPCLRACPGLLDYISQCVRLAWGLSVQRKPYTINYDAHKFDSSMYTRFHTSDPNSEEIKTFLWPSLIDSLGRCASKGVVIT, from the exons ATGAATGCAGATTTCGATCTGACGCCAGCCTTAGCTCTTCGCAAGCTTGCGGTTTTGTTTGAAAGTGGGAAGTCGGAGGAATGTGCTATCCTGCTTCGTCGCCTCGCAGATGTTTCCCTCGACGCCATCTTGGAGCTGCTGCCCGTGGAGGTTCTGCATGACGGCATCCCTGCCAGCCTCCCCGTCCTGGAGGCTATCTACCTCAAG CAGGCTTTCCAGGATGGCTGTGGGAGGCTTCCTGCCGACAAGCTCAGAGCAGAACAACTGCTGCAGCACTTGGTGGCTCTCTTTGCCCGCCAGTCTTCGTCCGCAGGTCTCGGCACAAGCGGCCCAAAGAACTGCAACCTGCACATGCCCTGCTGCCGCTCCATCTTGCGAGTCCTCATGGCACAAGATCCCTCTTTCCGCCACAACATTGCACAGAGGAAGCGGGGCGTGGAACAGTGCTTGCGGCGCATGGGGCAGCATGGGCTGGTGAGCAGTGCAGCCGGCCACCTGACGACACTGCACGACGCATTGCGGGCAGAGTTCGAACGTAAGGCCGGCCAGTTCAAGACGGCGATGACCGTTTTTGATCAGTTGCACCTTGGTTCGGGAAGGCACAATCGTCCGGAACGGCAAGGCCCCGGGAATGGGGGTACTAATGGTGGTGGCGGCGGAGTGGTAGCTGCCGCGCCGACGGAGGCCGGGCACCAGCGGTTGCTGCAGGTGACGCGAGGGGAGGTACAAGAGCGCCTTATCAAGAACAAGAGTCTGCTGACGGCCGCGGAACCCGCCGAAGAGCGCGCGCATCTGACGCGACTCTTGCGCACGCTGCGAACCCGCATCGAGTACGACAAGGCTCTGCTTTTCCACGACACAGAGCTGCGTAGGATAGGGATGACAACCTCCACTAGATCTCGCCTGCCTGCTGCCCTGGCCTCCCCTCCTTCATCTCCTGCTATCTCCGTCTCAAACTCTAAAGCCAACCATCTCTCGCCCAACCATCACTCGCccaaccatcaccaccatcagcagcagccagTCGCAGAAACTCTTCTTGGCTTCCGCATGGGGTACAGCGCCATCTTGCGCGTAGCCAGAGAGGTGGACGGAAGGACAAGCGCTGAAGAAGACGACGAAAACGTTGAGGACAGCAGCGCTTCGGAAAACGAGGATCAGGAAGAGGGGGAATGGGAGAGCGGGTTCCGGCCCCCTCCCCCGGCCAGCTCTCTGTCCGGGCGGCAACGTGCGACGGTGGTCAGTCTCAACAGCAGCCGAAGTCGTCACCTGAACATCAGTCTCCCAAGTTCAGCAG GGCGCCATCGGAGTCGCCAGCTGACGGGGTCAAGAGGTCGCAACAAGGATGCTGGCATGCAAGCAACGCCTGTTATGGAGGCTGAGG GTGAAGTCAGTGGTGAAGATAAACAGACCAAGAGCATGATGGCATCAGAGCCATGCTTAGCAACAGCTGCTGGTAATGTCGCTAGTACCTCTGTCCTTCAGCAGGAGATCTCATACCTTCAGCAAGAATTATCTGTGGCTCGTGACAGAATTCAGTGCTTGCAAGCACAGGAAAAACAGCTTCGAGAGTG CTTATCAAATCATGCTCATCAGCAGTTTCAAATGGGCAATCAGCAGTTTGAGGACTTGACTCTTGGCTCACAGCGCCCAACAGCATTGATTCGACGCTTTGGTGATCTCTACCTAGATGGTCGAGTGGATGCCCTGGATTCTTTGGATCAGATGACACTACTTAAAGACCTTGATGCCTTGAAAATCAAAATTCTCTTCTCAATTGTTGTT TTAGCTTTCAAGGCTGCTCAGCAAAATCTGAATGAACTGAGGGGTCAGCTTTGTCATCTTCTGCATCTGCCATTATCACCTGCAGCCAACCAGCACCAAGACCTACAGCAGTTTCCTCAACAGAACATTATCTCATCATCCCATACTTCTTACCTAACTGCAGAAATGGAGATGCACATCACAAAATACTTGTGCAAGACAGCTGACACATTTGACATCTCCGAACTGGTGTTT gATGTGAGCCAACAAATCTACAATACACTTTATGACTATCCTTGCCTAAGGGCATGCCCGGGACTTTTGGATTACATTTCACAATGTGTTCGCTTGGCTTGGGGACTCAGTGTGCAACGAAAGCCATACACTATCAATTATGATGCTCACAAGTTTGACAGTAGCATGTACACACGTTTTCACACATCTGATCCCAATTCTGAAGAGATCAAAACTTTCTTGTGGCCTTCACTTATAGATTCTCTGGGTAGGTGTGCATCAAAGGGGGTTGTAATTACCTGa
- the LOC112563632 gene encoding uncharacterized protein LOC112563632 isoform X2, giving the protein MNADFDLTPALALRKLAVLFESGKSEECAILLRRLADVSLDAILELLPVEVLHDGIPASLPVLEAIYLKAFQDGCGRLPADKLRAEQLLQHLVALFARQSSSAGLGTSGPKNCNLHMPCCRSILRVLMAQDPSFRHNIAQRKRGVEQCLRRMGQHGLVSSAAGHLTTLHDALRAEFERKAGQFKTAMTVFDQLHLGSGRHNRPERQGPGNGGTNGGGGGVVAAAPTEAGHQRLLQVTRGEVQERLIKNKSLLTAAEPAEERAHLTRLLRTLRTRIEYDKALLFHDTELRRIGMTTSTRSRLPAALASPPSSPAISVSNSKANHLSPNHHSPNHHHHQQQPVAETLLGFRMGYSAILRVAREVDGRTSAEEDDENVEDSSASENEDQEEGEWESGFRPPPPASSLSGRQRATVVSLNSSRSRHLNISLPSSAGRHRSRQLTGSRGRNKDAGMQATPVMEAEGEVSGEDKQTKSMMASEPCLATAAGNVASTSVLQQEISYLQQELSVARDRIQCLQAQEKQLRECLSNHAHQQFQMGNQQFEDLTLGSQRPTALIRRFGDLYLDGRVDALDSLDQMTLLKDLDALKIKILFSIVVLAFKAAQQNLNELRGQLCHLLHLPLSPAANQHQDLQQFPQQNIISSSHTSYLTAEMEMHITKYLCKTADTFDISELVFDVSQQIYNTLYDYPCLRACPGLLDYISQCVRLAWGLSVQRKPYTINYDAHKFDSSMYTRFHTSDPNSEEIKTFLWPSLIDSLGRCASKGVVIT; this is encoded by the exons ATGAATGCAGATTTCGATCTGACGCCAGCCTTAGCTCTTCGCAAGCTTGCGGTTTTGTTTGAAAGTGGGAAGTCGGAGGAATGTGCTATCCTGCTTCGTCGCCTCGCAGATGTTTCCCTCGACGCCATCTTGGAGCTGCTGCCCGTGGAGGTTCTGCATGACGGCATCCCTGCCAGCCTCCCCGTCCTGGAGGCTATCTACCTCAAG GCTTTCCAGGATGGCTGTGGGAGGCTTCCTGCCGACAAGCTCAGAGCAGAACAACTGCTGCAGCACTTGGTGGCTCTCTTTGCCCGCCAGTCTTCGTCCGCAGGTCTCGGCACAAGCGGCCCAAAGAACTGCAACCTGCACATGCCCTGCTGCCGCTCCATCTTGCGAGTCCTCATGGCACAAGATCCCTCTTTCCGCCACAACATTGCACAGAGGAAGCGGGGCGTGGAACAGTGCTTGCGGCGCATGGGGCAGCATGGGCTGGTGAGCAGTGCAGCCGGCCACCTGACGACACTGCACGACGCATTGCGGGCAGAGTTCGAACGTAAGGCCGGCCAGTTCAAGACGGCGATGACCGTTTTTGATCAGTTGCACCTTGGTTCGGGAAGGCACAATCGTCCGGAACGGCAAGGCCCCGGGAATGGGGGTACTAATGGTGGTGGCGGCGGAGTGGTAGCTGCCGCGCCGACGGAGGCCGGGCACCAGCGGTTGCTGCAGGTGACGCGAGGGGAGGTACAAGAGCGCCTTATCAAGAACAAGAGTCTGCTGACGGCCGCGGAACCCGCCGAAGAGCGCGCGCATCTGACGCGACTCTTGCGCACGCTGCGAACCCGCATCGAGTACGACAAGGCTCTGCTTTTCCACGACACAGAGCTGCGTAGGATAGGGATGACAACCTCCACTAGATCTCGCCTGCCTGCTGCCCTGGCCTCCCCTCCTTCATCTCCTGCTATCTCCGTCTCAAACTCTAAAGCCAACCATCTCTCGCCCAACCATCACTCGCccaaccatcaccaccatcagcagcagccagTCGCAGAAACTCTTCTTGGCTTCCGCATGGGGTACAGCGCCATCTTGCGCGTAGCCAGAGAGGTGGACGGAAGGACAAGCGCTGAAGAAGACGACGAAAACGTTGAGGACAGCAGCGCTTCGGAAAACGAGGATCAGGAAGAGGGGGAATGGGAGAGCGGGTTCCGGCCCCCTCCCCCGGCCAGCTCTCTGTCCGGGCGGCAACGTGCGACGGTGGTCAGTCTCAACAGCAGCCGAAGTCGTCACCTGAACATCAGTCTCCCAAGTTCAGCAG GGCGCCATCGGAGTCGCCAGCTGACGGGGTCAAGAGGTCGCAACAAGGATGCTGGCATGCAAGCAACGCCTGTTATGGAGGCTGAGG GTGAAGTCAGTGGTGAAGATAAACAGACCAAGAGCATGATGGCATCAGAGCCATGCTTAGCAACAGCTGCTGGTAATGTCGCTAGTACCTCTGTCCTTCAGCAGGAGATCTCATACCTTCAGCAAGAATTATCTGTGGCTCGTGACAGAATTCAGTGCTTGCAAGCACAGGAAAAACAGCTTCGAGAGTG CTTATCAAATCATGCTCATCAGCAGTTTCAAATGGGCAATCAGCAGTTTGAGGACTTGACTCTTGGCTCACAGCGCCCAACAGCATTGATTCGACGCTTTGGTGATCTCTACCTAGATGGTCGAGTGGATGCCCTGGATTCTTTGGATCAGATGACACTACTTAAAGACCTTGATGCCTTGAAAATCAAAATTCTCTTCTCAATTGTTGTT TTAGCTTTCAAGGCTGCTCAGCAAAATCTGAATGAACTGAGGGGTCAGCTTTGTCATCTTCTGCATCTGCCATTATCACCTGCAGCCAACCAGCACCAAGACCTACAGCAGTTTCCTCAACAGAACATTATCTCATCATCCCATACTTCTTACCTAACTGCAGAAATGGAGATGCACATCACAAAATACTTGTGCAAGACAGCTGACACATTTGACATCTCCGAACTGGTGTTT gATGTGAGCCAACAAATCTACAATACACTTTATGACTATCCTTGCCTAAGGGCATGCCCGGGACTTTTGGATTACATTTCACAATGTGTTCGCTTGGCTTGGGGACTCAGTGTGCAACGAAAGCCATACACTATCAATTATGATGCTCACAAGTTTGACAGTAGCATGTACACACGTTTTCACACATCTGATCCCAATTCTGAAGAGATCAAAACTTTCTTGTGGCCTTCACTTATAGATTCTCTGGGTAGGTGTGCATCAAAGGGGGTTGTAATTACCTGa